The following coding sequences are from one Salinicoccus sp. Bachu38 window:
- a CDS encoding potassium channel family protein, which yields MEKSFAVFGLGRFGGTLVKAFHESGIEVIAVDRDEDKVKAYSDLATYAVRISQIDETTLNDMGVRNVNHAFVSFGDDLQASILTSLLLKDMGVPKVWTKSQNAHHTKVLEKIGVDRVIQPSHDVAKRIAKHIVSDKMIDFIELSDQYSIVEIEATPKIDGITLEKLNLRVRYGCTIVGIQRGAEFNISPPIDEVIHEGDTLIIIGRNDDIDRFEKEGM from the coding sequence ATGGAAAAATCTTTTGCGGTGTTCGGCCTGGGACGATTTGGCGGCACACTTGTTAAAGCATTCCACGAGAGTGGCATAGAGGTCATCGCTGTGGATAGGGACGAGGACAAGGTCAAGGCATATTCCGACCTGGCAACTTATGCGGTGCGCATTTCCCAGATTGATGAAACGACTTTGAATGATATGGGGGTCAGAAATGTCAATCATGCTTTTGTTTCCTTCGGCGACGACCTTCAGGCGAGTATATTGACCTCTCTCCTTCTAAAGGATATGGGGGTCCCTAAAGTTTGGACGAAATCCCAGAATGCCCATCATACCAAAGTTCTGGAGAAAATCGGGGTGGACCGGGTAATACAGCCTTCCCACGATGTGGCTAAGCGGATTGCAAAGCACATCGTTTCCGACAAGATGATCGACTTCATAGAACTGTCGGATCAGTACAGTATTGTTGAAATCGAGGCGACTCCCAAGATTGATGGCATCACCCTTGAAAAACTGAATCTGCGGGTCAGATATGGCTGTACGATCGTCGGCATCCAGAGGGGCGCGGAATTCAATATCTCTCCCCCAATAGATGAAGTCATCCATGAAGGGGACACATTAATCATCATCGGCCGGAATGATGATATAGACCGTTTCGAAAAAGAAGGCATGTAG
- a CDS encoding helix-turn-helix transcriptional regulator codes for MNTLIQSMINWIEENLAGEFNLDDLAEYIGYSPYYCSFKFHQITGVTIKSYVKSRRLYLSTKDLEQQNKIIDIAIKYNYSSQESYSRAFKNLYGMTPGRFKSENLPIQSIYKIVLDRSKEMSDLVYPENINMGALPRIPGDCDDTEIMNILNGQHMYDEFSRKEMMEKSDYIPFNEAMCVNIASSPLFDDQFIRLRAEGHNVPVEDYMKKVIENINKIRQKKYRVIVLWFGEDMFCQMNLLTLLAYLEQIGYRGEVYLNSFRDDEFKVDQFKIELGNYYRVYEKLLIRNEFPEDTLSPALHQSSRLYLEMLQEDNIVTSYISRNDHLTNKELVKVLIHRFPSLGYGDSQYMQLISNWRNR; via the coding sequence ATGAATACATTGATCCAATCAATGATAAACTGGATAGAAGAGAATCTGGCAGGAGAATTCAACTTGGATGATCTTGCGGAATATATTGGCTATTCCCCTTACTACTGTTCGTTCAAATTCCATCAGATTACAGGTGTTACAATCAAAAGCTATGTAAAGAGCAGAAGATTATATCTCTCCACCAAAGATTTGGAACAGCAGAATAAAATAATTGATATTGCGATCAAGTATAACTATTCATCCCAAGAGTCCTACAGCAGGGCCTTTAAAAATCTATACGGCATGACGCCTGGGCGATTCAAATCTGAAAATCTACCTATACAATCAATATATAAGATTGTGTTGGACAGGAGTAAGGAGATGAGTGATTTGGTTTATCCGGAAAATATCAATATGGGTGCTTTGCCGAGGATACCGGGTGATTGTGATGATACAGAAATTATGAACATACTCAACGGTCAGCATATGTACGATGAATTCAGCAGAAAAGAAATGATGGAAAAATCGGATTATATCCCTTTCAATGAAGCAATGTGTGTGAATATCGCCAGTTCTCCCCTTTTTGATGACCAGTTCATCCGTTTGAGAGCAGAGGGACACAATGTTCCGGTTGAGGACTATATGAAGAAAGTCATCGAAAACATCAATAAAATCAGACAGAAAAAATATAGAGTAATCGTCCTTTGGTTCGGGGAGGATATGTTCTGTCAGATGAACTTGTTGACACTTTTGGCATATCTCGAACAGATTGGCTATAGAGGTGAAGTGTACCTGAACAGTTTCAGGGATGACGAGTTTAAAGTCGATCAATTTAAAATTGAATTGGGCAACTATTACAGGGTGTACGAAAAACTGCTGATCAGGAATGAATTCCCGGAAGATACTCTGTCCCCTGCCCTGCATCAATCTAGTCGCCTTTATTTGGAAATGTTGCAGGAAGACAATATCGTCACGTCTTATATCAGCAGAAACGATCATTTGACTAACAAGGAACTCGTCAAAGTTCTGATACACCGTTTTCCATCACTTGGATATGGGGACTCTCAGTACATGCAATTGATCAGCAACTGGCGTAATCGATAA
- a CDS encoding M20 metallopeptidase family protein has product MTLDSHIVEEVVEFRRLLHRNPELSGEEQETSQRIQEKLDAIGVPYETGFAGTGVLGIIEGENPGPTIGLRADIDALPIMESSGEAFSSEQDGVMHACGHDAHTAMLFGTAKYLLQRRNEIEGKILLVFQPAEEQSPTGGSKQMMEDGVFDEHEPEVLIAQHVWPQLPVGQFGVMAGPIMGNSDRFKIKVTGSGGHASMPHDTIDAIVAANQIVTSLQTIASRNANPFDPAVVTVGKFNAGFQYNVIAETAELEGTIRTQSDEMKQKVKRRFFEIVENVAEAMGAKVEITYLDGYPATINDAEWAEQVHSTVNSMYGEAALPALTPSLGGEDFSRFLQKYPGVYYWLGSSVGEGQKPLHNPSFRFNEEAIPYGIEAMTQVAIDTLQTLKNKG; this is encoded by the coding sequence ATGACGCTTGACTCTCATATAGTGGAAGAAGTTGTTGAATTCAGGAGACTGCTGCATAGGAATCCCGAACTGAGCGGAGAAGAGCAGGAGACATCACAGCGTATCCAGGAAAAGCTGGATGCAATCGGTGTGCCGTATGAGACCGGATTTGCAGGGACCGGAGTCCTCGGAATCATTGAAGGGGAGAATCCAGGGCCGACCATCGGGCTCAGGGCTGATATCGATGCGTTGCCGATTATGGAAAGTTCAGGCGAGGCATTTTCCTCTGAACAGGATGGCGTGATGCATGCATGCGGCCATGATGCGCACACCGCGATGCTCTTTGGGACGGCGAAGTATCTGCTGCAGCGCCGTAATGAAATCGAAGGTAAAATTCTGCTCGTTTTCCAGCCGGCAGAAGAACAGTCGCCGACGGGTGGATCGAAACAGATGATGGAGGATGGCGTATTCGATGAACACGAGCCGGAGGTGCTGATTGCCCAGCATGTATGGCCACAGTTGCCTGTCGGCCAGTTCGGGGTGATGGCCGGGCCGATCATGGGAAACTCGGACCGCTTCAAGATCAAGGTGACAGGGTCCGGCGGCCATGCCTCCATGCCGCATGACACCATTGACGCAATCGTCGCCGCCAACCAGATTGTGACCAGCCTGCAGACGATTGCCAGCCGGAATGCCAATCCATTCGACCCGGCAGTGGTCACGGTAGGGAAGTTCAATGCAGGATTCCAGTACAATGTCATTGCGGAAACGGCAGAACTGGAAGGCACCATCCGTACACAGAGTGATGAAATGAAGCAGAAAGTGAAGAGACGTTTCTTCGAAATCGTGGAGAATGTAGCCGAAGCGATGGGTGCCAAAGTCGAAATCACCTATCTGGATGGATATCCTGCGACCATCAACGATGCCGAATGGGCGGAACAGGTCCATTCCACAGTGAACAGCATGTATGGGGAGGCGGCCCTGCCTGCACTGACACCAAGTCTCGGCGGAGAGGATTTCAGCAGGTTCCTGCAGAAATACCCGGGCGTCTACTACTGGCTTGGCAGTTCTGTCGGAGAAGGGCAGAAACCGTTGCACAACCCTTCCTTCAGATTCAATGAAGAAGCGATTCCCTACGGCATCGAAGCGATGACACAGGTCGCGATTGATACGCTACAGACACTCAAGAATAAAGGCTAG